One window of Bacillus sp. THAF10 genomic DNA carries:
- a CDS encoding YitT family protein: MLKGLKVTNIIYILIGSAIFAFGLVNFNMQNNLAEGGFTGITLLLYFMFNIDPSYSNLILNIPIFFIGWKLLGRNTFIYTLIGTFSLSLFLWLFQRTPLMFPPLTDDMTLAALFAGVFIGIGLGIIFRYGGTTGGVDIIARLAHKYVGWSMGKTMFLFDAVVIILSLIMYLSYQEAMYTLVAVFIAARVIDFMQEGAYAAKGATIISNKHEEISAKVHQEMDRGVTILKGVGSFSKMERNVLYCVVAKNEIVKLKNVITSVDPHAFVAVSDVHDVLGEGFTLDENKNPLER, translated from the coding sequence ATGTTAAAAGGCTTAAAAGTTACAAACATTATTTATATTCTTATTGGTTCGGCTATTTTTGCATTCGGATTAGTAAATTTTAATATGCAAAACAACCTGGCGGAGGGTGGATTTACAGGAATTACCTTGTTGTTATATTTCATGTTCAACATCGACCCCTCCTATTCCAATCTTATATTAAATATACCGATATTTTTTATCGGTTGGAAGCTGCTTGGACGCAATACCTTTATCTATACTTTAATAGGTACCTTTAGTTTGTCCTTATTTTTGTGGCTGTTTCAAAGAACTCCTTTAATGTTTCCACCTTTAACCGATGATATGACACTTGCTGCTCTTTTTGCTGGTGTGTTTATCGGTATTGGATTAGGAATTATTTTCCGATATGGTGGCACAACTGGAGGAGTCGATATTATTGCGAGGCTTGCTCACAAGTATGTTGGCTGGAGTATGGGGAAAACAATGTTCTTATTTGATGCAGTTGTCATTATTCTATCCCTTATCATGTATTTATCTTATCAAGAAGCCATGTACACATTAGTCGCCGTTTTTATTGCCGCTCGTGTCATTGATTTTATGCAAGAAGGAGCATATGCAGCAAAGGGTGCTACGATAATTTCCAATAAGCATGAAGAGATTTCTGCAAAAGTGCATCAGGAGATGGATCGTGGTGTTACCATTCTAAAGGGTGTTGGTTCATTCTCGAAGATGGAGCGAAACGTGTTGTATTGCGTAGTCGCGAAAAATGAAATTGTAAAGCTAAAAAATGTCATCACATCTGTGGATCCACATGCTTTTGTTGCGGTAAGTGACGTACATGATGTGCTTGGAGAAGGCTTTACACTAGATGAAAACAAAAATCCTCTAGAGAGATAA
- a CDS encoding zinc metallopeptidase — MGLGMYLIYFAVLLIVPLWAQSRVKSAYKKYSKVASSSGMPGAEVARKILQDNGIYDVKVEETRGHLTDHYDPRSKTIRLSSHNYHGHSIAGAAIAAHEVGHAIQDNQDYAFLRFRHTLVPFASLGSNMSFFIIFAGLIFGISNLILLGIIFMAVAVLFQLVTLPVEFDASNRAMDQVVALGIINNNEERETKKVLNAAALTYVAAAAVAVAELTRFILIYLGNRE; from the coding sequence ATGGGATTAGGAATGTATCTTATCTACTTTGCTGTATTATTAATTGTACCTCTTTGGGCACAGTCCCGGGTAAAGAGCGCTTATAAGAAATATTCAAAGGTAGCATCTTCCTCAGGAATGCCTGGAGCAGAGGTTGCTAGAAAAATTTTGCAGGACAATGGAATTTACGATGTGAAGGTAGAAGAGACACGAGGTCACCTTACGGACCATTATGATCCGAGATCCAAAACGATTCGTCTCTCTTCCCATAACTATCACGGTCATTCAATTGCTGGTGCTGCTATTGCAGCTCATGAGGTTGGACATGCGATTCAAGATAATCAGGACTATGCATTTTTACGCTTTCGACATACCCTTGTTCCATTTGCAAGCCTTGGCTCTAATATGTCATTCTTTATCATTTTCGCGGGTTTAATTTTTGGTATTAGTAACCTTATTCTGCTTGGCATCATTTTTATGGCAGTAGCGGTTCTATTCCAGTTAGTGACGTTGCCTGTTGAGTTTGATGCCTCAAATAGGGCAATGGACCAAGTGGTGGCTCTTGGTATTATTAACAATAATGAAGAGAGAGAAACGAAGAAGGTACTTAATGCAGCAGCTCTTACGTATGTTGCAGCGGCGGCGGTTGCTGTGGCGGAGCTGACCAGATTTATTCTCATCTACCTTGGAAATCGTGAATAA
- a CDS encoding sporulation protein YpjB, which produces MIQKLLLVIILFITLWTPINGQAHSHEEEVQSLMLNFIMDDALWLAQTERYIEAHHLLEIFSEEFTKMMAENPQLQMAEVRIISVAHQQTLASLSDTTLPHEEKIRQLKKMRLVVDAMTSKYQPMWVAMEDPIIMTFQQLKDTIDTRDAASYQQMYQRLLLEYDMIHPSVRMDIKPEQIQKVDAHMEYLDKNRDALLAHSEEFNDVEVIEADLKALFKEFKEDETDPALLWVMISTGSIILLTLFYVGFRKYFAARRLELRKKQKD; this is translated from the coding sequence ATGATTCAAAAGCTGTTACTGGTCATTATACTATTCATTACATTATGGACTCCGATAAATGGACAAGCACACTCTCATGAAGAGGAAGTTCAATCGTTAATGTTAAATTTTATTATGGATGATGCATTATGGTTGGCGCAAACAGAAAGGTATATAGAGGCACATCATTTATTGGAAATTTTTTCAGAGGAGTTCACGAAAATGATGGCAGAGAATCCTCAGCTTCAAATGGCGGAGGTGCGAATAATCTCTGTTGCACATCAACAAACCTTAGCTTCCCTTTCTGATACCACTCTACCTCATGAGGAGAAAATAAGACAGCTAAAAAAAATGAGGCTAGTTGTAGATGCCATGACATCAAAGTATCAGCCAATGTGGGTAGCAATGGAAGATCCTATTATCATGACGTTCCAACAATTAAAAGACACAATAGACACTAGAGATGCAGCATCCTATCAGCAGATGTACCAAAGATTGCTGCTTGAATATGACATGATACACCCGAGTGTCAGAATGGATATTAAGCCAGAACAAATCCAAAAGGTGGATGCTCATATGGAGTATCTTGATAAAAATAGAGATGCCCTCCTGGCACATTCAGAGGAATTCAATGATGTAGAGGTCATTGAGGCAGATTTAAAAGCGCTATTTAAAGAATTTAAAGAAGATGAAACAGATCCAGCCCTACTTTGGGTCATGATTTCAACTGGGAGTATCATCTTATTGACTCTCTTTTATGTTGGATTTCGAAAATATTTCGCTGCAAGAAGGCTGGAATTACGAAAAAAGCAAAAAGATTGA
- a CDS encoding DUF1405 domain-containing protein, whose protein sequence is MIAWFIHLLKTPILLWLVFIINLFGTIYGYIWYEVQLVKTPAIFLVFVPDSPTASLFFCFVLIGFILKKNFPLMEALATVTLVKYGIWAVVMNILTLMETGYLPIEGYMLIFSHGAMAVQAVLYSPYYRFKVWHLIAAGIWTLHNDVIDYVFEMMPRYGSLMQYLPQIGYFTFWLSIFSITVAYYFAIRPNRYKLSLD, encoded by the coding sequence ATGATTGCATGGTTTATTCATTTATTAAAGACACCAATCTTACTTTGGTTGGTTTTCATCATTAATCTATTTGGAACAATCTATGGGTATATTTGGTATGAGGTCCAGTTAGTAAAAACACCGGCAATCTTCTTAGTTTTTGTACCAGATAGTCCAACAGCAAGCCTCTTCTTTTGCTTCGTGTTAATTGGATTTATTCTCAAGAAAAATTTCCCTTTAATGGAAGCGTTGGCAACTGTCACACTTGTTAAATATGGAATTTGGGCAGTTGTCATGAATATTCTAACATTAATGGAAACAGGTTATCTGCCAATTGAAGGGTACATGTTAATATTTTCCCATGGTGCGATGGCGGTTCAAGCTGTGCTATATAGTCCTTATTATCGATTTAAAGTTTGGCATCTTATTGCTGCGGGAATTTGGACTTTACATAATGATGTAATTGACTATGTATTTGAGATGATGCCCCGCTATGGAAGCTTGATGCAGTATCTACCGCAAATTGGATATTTTACGTTTTGGTTGAGTATTTTCTCTATTACAGTAGCCTACTACTTTGCAATCAGACCAAACCGATACAAGTTATCGTTAGATTAA
- a CDS encoding menaquinol-cytochrome c reductase cytochrome b/c subunit, with protein MHRGKGMKFVGDSRVPATRKPNIPKDYSEFPGKTEAFWPNFLLKEWMVGAVFLIAFLCLTVAHQSPLERVADPTDTAYIPLPDWYFLFLYELLKYRFAAGDYTLVGAIIMPGLAFGALLLAPFLDRGPERRPSKRPIATGLMLLGIASIFFLTWQSVDSHDWEAAAEQGEITEEIDVEIDMEAEGYAVLQDNTCLSCHGNDLQGNPGMAPSLIDNPNYASEDYQKIAKEGIGEMGAGIFKGNDEELKILGDYLVEMNKLAAEEAE; from the coding sequence ATGCATAGAGGAAAAGGGATGAAATTTGTTGGTGACTCTCGTGTCCCAGCAACTCGAAAACCTAATATTCCAAAAGATTATTCCGAGTTTCCTGGTAAAACGGAAGCTTTCTGGCCAAACTTCTTACTGAAAGAATGGATGGTTGGAGCAGTATTCTTAATTGCGTTCCTATGCTTAACAGTGGCACACCAATCTCCACTTGAACGTGTAGCAGACCCTACTGATACTGCGTATATTCCATTACCAGACTGGTACTTTTTATTCTTATATGAATTACTTAAATATCGATTCGCTGCTGGGGATTACACACTTGTTGGTGCAATCATTATGCCAGGTCTTGCTTTTGGTGCCCTGTTACTTGCTCCATTCTTGGATCGTGGACCAGAGCGTCGTCCAAGCAAGCGTCCGATTGCAACCGGTTTGATGTTACTTGGTATCGCTTCTATCTTCTTCTTAACTTGGCAGTCTGTAGATTCTCATGACTGGGAAGCAGCTGCAGAGCAAGGGGAAATCACAGAAGAGATTGATGTTGAAATTGATATGGAAGCAGAAGGCTATGCTGTTCTGCAAGATAATACCTGTCTTTCTTGTCATGGTAATGACCTTCAAGGAAACCCAGGTATGGCACCATCTCTAATTGACAACCCTAACTACGCATCTGAAGATTACCAAAAAATTGCTAAAGAAGGTATTGGTGAAATGGGAGCCGGTATTTTCAAAGGCAACGATGAGGAACTTAAGATTCTTGGGGATTATTTAGTTGAAATGAATAAGCTTGCTGCTGAAGAAGCAGAGTAA
- the qcrB gene encoding menaquinol-cytochrome c reductase cytochrome b subunit, whose amino-acid sequence MLNKIYDWVDERLDITPMWRDIADHEVPEHVNPAHHFSAFVYCFGGLTFFVTVIQVLSGMFLTMYYVPDIKNAWESVYYLQNEVAFGQIVRGMHHWGASLVIVMMFLHTLRVFFQGAYKKPRELNWVVGVLIFFVMLGLGFTGYLLPWDMKALFATKVGLEIAAATPLIGDMVKTLLAGHPEIVGAQTLTRFFAIHVFFLPAALFGLMGAHFVMIRKQGISGPL is encoded by the coding sequence TTGTTAAACAAGATTTATGATTGGGTTGACGAAAGACTAGATATTACGCCGATGTGGCGCGATATTGCGGACCATGAGGTTCCTGAACACGTAAACCCTGCACATCACTTCTCCGCATTTGTATATTGCTTCGGAGGATTAACCTTCTTCGTAACAGTCATTCAAGTACTATCAGGAATGTTTTTGACAATGTATTATGTTCCAGATATCAAAAATGCGTGGGAATCTGTTTATTATTTACAAAATGAAGTAGCGTTCGGTCAAATCGTGCGCGGTATGCATCACTGGGGCGCCAGTCTTGTTATTGTAATGATGTTCTTACATACACTGCGTGTTTTCTTCCAAGGTGCATATAAAAAACCACGTGAGCTTAACTGGGTGGTAGGGGTACTTATCTTCTTCGTTATGCTTGGTCTTGGTTTTACTGGCTATTTATTACCTTGGGATATGAAAGCGTTATTCGCAACAAAAGTAGGTTTAGAGATCGCTGCAGCAACTCCATTAATTGGGGACATGGTAAAAACATTACTTGCTGGGCATCCAGAAATCGTTGGTGCACAAACACTAACACGTTTCTTTGCGATTCATGTCTTCTTCTTACCTGCAGCTCTATTTGGTTTAATGGGAGCTCACTTTGTCATGATTCGTAAACAAGGTATCTCTGGACCGCTATAA
- a CDS encoding ubiquinol-cytochrome c reductase iron-sulfur subunit — translation MSEKNHRVSRRQFLNYTLTGVGGFMAAGMLMPMVRFAIDPVLKAGTEQDLVPVCEESELTAEPQSFPFKIKQVDAWYESEEPRTAWIYKDGNGKIVALSPVCKHLGCTVNWGSDPKNPDKFFCPCHYGLYEKNGNNVPNTPPLSPLDVYVHEVKDGVVYLGSAKPKGEA, via the coding sequence TTGAGTGAGAAAAACCATCGCGTGTCTAGACGTCAATTCTTAAACTATACCCTGACTGGTGTAGGCGGTTTCATGGCTGCAGGAATGCTTATGCCAATGGTCCGTTTTGCAATTGACCCAGTTTTAAAAGCTGGTACGGAGCAAGATTTAGTACCCGTTTGTGAAGAGAGTGAATTAACTGCGGAACCGCAAAGCTTCCCTTTCAAGATTAAGCAAGTGGATGCCTGGTACGAATCTGAAGAGCCAAGAACAGCTTGGATTTACAAGGATGGAAATGGCAAAATCGTTGCTTTATCTCCAGTGTGTAAACACCTTGGCTGTACGGTAAACTGGGGATCAGATCCTAAAAACCCAGATAAATTCTTCTGTCCATGCCACTACGGGTTATACGAAAAGAATGGTAACAACGTTCCAAATACACCACCACTTTCTCCACTTGATGTCTATGTGCATGAAGTGAAAGATGGAGTAGTGTATTTAGGTAGCGCGAAGCCAAAAGGGGAGGCGTAA
- a CDS encoding YpiF family protein, producing the protein MKWSSKDISQYVQAREYIDTVVLPLIPINFKENIQTLASQGEYITILSYELERQFKGRIILMPSYSYPEDLTEEQKIAHLHALSLHMKESGVKHVFLLTSDSTWIQHEQQLEGKLIWLPAIPMQDMEEKYQQKIIQDQMNQLLPMFIQKWQN; encoded by the coding sequence ATGAAATGGTCAAGCAAAGATATCTCCCAATACGTACAAGCAAGAGAATATATTGATACGGTGGTGCTTCCTTTAATTCCGATAAATTTTAAAGAAAACATCCAAACCCTTGCCTCCCAAGGAGAATATATAACGATACTAAGTTACGAATTAGAACGCCAGTTCAAAGGTAGAATCATCCTCATGCCATCATACAGCTATCCTGAAGATTTGACAGAGGAACAAAAAATCGCTCACCTACATGCTCTATCGCTTCATATGAAAGAAAGCGGAGTAAAGCATGTATTCCTTTTAACCTCCGATAGCACATGGATTCAACATGAACAACAGCTTGAAGGGAAGCTAATATGGCTTCCAGCTATTCCGATGCAGGATATGGAAGAGAAATATCAACAAAAAATCATCCAAGACCAAATGAATCAGCTGCTCCCAATGTTTATTCAAAAATGGCAGAATTAA
- a CDS encoding ReoY family proteolytic degradation factor produces MATPVSVNEKKDFIRWFLGNYQLKRRECVWILNYLMSHDQLMKKVHFVEQAQFCPRGIIMSTHCVEEVPFRFYKENVMTTDAEKSFHDIRLNRDEDIYIQLNFRSVYHSPQYAAVLEDNPFMPKQSQINEKDRILAERMLEESIYTFQKEKLLKMIDEALDRQDQEAFVKLTDQLKRL; encoded by the coding sequence GTGGCTACCCCTGTATCTGTCAACGAGAAGAAGGACTTTATAAGGTGGTTCTTAGGAAACTATCAGTTAAAAAGACGAGAGTGTGTATGGATTTTAAACTATTTGATGAGTCATGACCAATTGATGAAGAAAGTTCATTTTGTTGAGCAAGCGCAGTTCTGTCCAAGAGGAATCATCATGTCAACCCATTGTGTAGAAGAAGTACCATTCCGATTCTATAAAGAAAATGTCATGACTACAGATGCTGAAAAGTCCTTCCACGACATCCGTCTTAATCGAGATGAAGACATTTACATTCAATTAAATTTCAGATCGGTCTATCATTCTCCACAATATGCTGCAGTTCTTGAAGATAATCCGTTCATGCCAAAGCAGTCCCAAATTAACGAAAAGGACCGTATTTTAGCAGAACGTATGCTAGAGGAGTCCATTTATACCTTTCAAAAAGAAAAGCTTCTTAAAATGATTGATGAAGCCCTAGACCGTCAGGACCAAGAAGCATTTGTAAAACTGACAGACCAATTAAAGAGATTATAA
- a CDS encoding tetratricopeptide repeat protein produces the protein MSHTLIDQALELIDNGETEKGLALLKENETKLGEEDLFQTAQIYQQLGMLEEAKEIFQNLLYQFPNEPDLIISLAEVHIDLDNEDEAIALLENISNDEDVYLQSLLLLADLYQAQGLFEVSENKLLSAEKLAPKEPIISLALAELNLSQGDYKKAIPYYERVANQADELEFPIEERLAECYSATGQFEEAMPYYDQALQKQLKIDVLFQYGFTAFQAGYFKTCIEKLKQVKELDHEYSSLYLYLAKAYEHEGMLQESLHSAKEGLTVNEFNKELQLYGAKVAIKQQNISEAEKLLRDAIAIDPGYVEAALTLTKLFLQEERFDDVVDTLQELIRFGETDPQYDWDLAVAYQNLEKYSDALNHYRHAYTSFKEDSSFLHDYVYFLLEEGKREEAKPLIEKLIQLDPTNIEWQDLYLNLQE, from the coding sequence TTGTCACATACACTAATAGATCAAGCACTAGAACTAATAGATAATGGAGAAACCGAAAAAGGATTAGCACTATTAAAAGAAAATGAAACCAAGCTTGGTGAAGAGGATTTGTTCCAAACAGCACAAATATACCAGCAGTTAGGTATGCTCGAGGAAGCAAAGGAAATCTTCCAGAACCTCCTTTACCAATTTCCAAACGAGCCAGATTTAATTATTTCCCTTGCCGAGGTTCATATCGATCTTGATAATGAGGATGAGGCAATCGCACTTCTTGAGAATATCTCAAACGATGAAGATGTTTACCTACAATCCTTGCTATTGTTAGCAGACCTATATCAGGCACAGGGACTTTTTGAGGTAAGTGAAAACAAATTACTTTCTGCAGAAAAACTTGCTCCAAAAGAACCGATTATCAGCCTGGCATTAGCAGAGCTAAATCTTTCACAAGGTGATTACAAAAAAGCAATACCGTATTATGAAAGAGTTGCAAACCAAGCTGATGAATTGGAGTTCCCGATAGAGGAAAGGCTAGCCGAATGTTACAGTGCTACTGGTCAATTTGAAGAAGCAATGCCATACTATGACCAAGCCTTGCAGAAACAGTTGAAAATTGACGTATTATTTCAGTACGGATTTACCGCGTTTCAGGCAGGATATTTTAAGACATGTATCGAAAAACTTAAACAGGTAAAAGAATTGGATCATGAATATTCTTCCCTTTACTTATACCTTGCAAAAGCATATGAGCATGAAGGAATGCTTCAAGAAAGTCTCCATTCAGCAAAAGAAGGCTTAACGGTGAATGAATTTAACAAGGAGCTTCAATTATATGGAGCTAAGGTTGCAATCAAGCAGCAGAATATCTCAGAAGCTGAAAAACTGTTGCGTGATGCAATCGCGATAGATCCTGGATATGTGGAGGCTGCTTTAACATTAACGAAGCTTTTCCTCCAAGAAGAGCGTTTTGACGATGTGGTGGATACCCTACAGGAGCTCATCCGGTTTGGGGAAACGGATCCTCAGTATGACTGGGACCTTGCAGTTGCTTATCAGAACCTAGAAAAATATTCTGATGCATTAAACCATTACCGTCATGCATATACTTCTTTTAAAGAAGACAGCAGCTTCCTACATGATTATGTGTATTTCTTGTTAGAGGAAGGAAAGCGAGAAGAAGCAAAACCGCTTATTGAAAAGCTAATACAACTAGACCCAACTAATATAGAATGGCAAGACTTGTATTTAAATTTACAAGAGTAA
- the aroA gene encoding 3-phosphoshikimate 1-carboxyvinyltransferase — MNKLTDVASGLTGTIRIPGDKSISHRSVMFGALAKGTTTVENFLPGADCLSTISCFEKLGVKIERTGTEVTINGEGLEKLKEPSEILDVGNSGTTARLMMGILSGLSLHSVVIGDESIAKRPMKRVTEPLRQMGARIQGNQDGNFTPISIQGGKLQAIEYVSPVASAQVKSAILLAGLQADGITTVKEPFKSRDHTERMLRAFRVEVEERDDLSVSIRGGQALVSNQHIVVPGDISSAAFFLVAGAIVPDSKITLQKVGLNPTRTGILEVLENMGAKISYSNEEKNGPEPYADITVETSSLHGVEIGGNIIPRLIDEIPVIALMATQANGTTVIKNAEELKVKETNRIDTVVNELTKLGANIQATEDGMVIHGRTPLTGAKLESYGDHRIGMMGAIASLIAKGETTLNNPEAINVSYPDFFAHIEELRKG, encoded by the coding sequence ATGAACAAACTAACAGATGTCGCTTCAGGTTTAACGGGTACCATCCGAATACCTGGTGATAAATCTATTTCACATCGCTCTGTCATGTTTGGGGCATTGGCAAAAGGAACAACGACGGTAGAAAATTTCCTGCCTGGTGCTGATTGCCTGAGTACCATTAGCTGTTTTGAAAAGCTTGGTGTGAAAATAGAAAGAACAGGGACAGAAGTGACTATTAACGGAGAAGGACTTGAGAAGTTAAAAGAACCCTCCGAAATTTTAGATGTCGGCAACTCGGGAACAACAGCACGGTTAATGATGGGTATTTTATCAGGATTATCCCTACATAGCGTTGTGATTGGAGACGAATCTATTGCTAAAAGGCCAATGAAGCGAGTAACAGAACCCCTAAGACAGATGGGAGCAAGAATTCAAGGTAATCAAGATGGAAACTTTACTCCCATTTCTATTCAAGGAGGAAAGCTTCAGGCAATAGAGTATGTTTCCCCTGTTGCAAGCGCCCAAGTTAAGTCTGCGATCCTCTTAGCTGGCCTCCAAGCGGATGGAATCACAACAGTAAAAGAGCCGTTTAAATCTCGTGACCATACCGAACGAATGCTACGGGCATTTAGAGTAGAGGTGGAAGAAAGGGATGATTTGAGTGTTTCCATAAGGGGTGGGCAAGCACTTGTGTCCAATCAACATATTGTCGTACCAGGTGACATCTCCTCTGCTGCATTTTTCCTTGTGGCTGGAGCGATTGTACCTGATAGTAAGATAACTCTCCAAAAGGTAGGATTAAACCCAACTCGTACTGGAATTCTGGAAGTGTTAGAGAACATGGGAGCCAAGATTTCTTATAGCAACGAGGAAAAAAACGGTCCAGAGCCTTATGCAGATATTACAGTGGAAACATCGTCATTACACGGAGTAGAAATTGGTGGCAACATCATCCCGCGCTTAATTGACGAAATTCCAGTTATTGCATTAATGGCAACACAAGCAAATGGGACTACTGTGATTAAGAACGCAGAGGAATTAAAGGTAAAAGAAACAAATCGTATTGACACGGTGGTGAATGAGCTAACGAAGCTTGGGGCCAATATTCAAGCCACAGAAGATGGAATGGTCATTCACGGAAGAACCCCGTTAACTGGTGCTAAGCTAGAAAGCTATGGCGATCACCGAATTGGCATGATGGGTGCTATCGCTAGCCTTATTGCCAAAGGAGAAACAACCTTGAATAACCCTGAAGCAATCAACGTGTCCTATCCAGACTTCTTTGCTCATATTGAGGAATTACGAAAAGGATAA
- a CDS encoding prephenate dehydrogenase — MKGKVVVIGLGLIGGSIALAIKKEHPQSYITGFDINEQQAKLAKSLKVVDDYCESYEQAALEADFIVISVPVMQATEVLKKLSQLTYEKEQVIITDVGSTKKKLTLLASTLFTQKNVSFIGGHPMAGSHKSGITAAKSHLFENAFYVLTPASPELSHKEVALTKMWLAGTKANFVSMSAEEHDFAAGVISHFPHIVAAGLVHQAEEMQQQNAFVTRLAAGGFRDITRIASSNPTMWKDILLHNKETLLLLLDQWMGQMEAVKQNLLMENEDYFYTFFQDAKQFRDDLPVKSKGAIPSFYDLYVDVPDYPGIISEITGYLAKEQISITNIRIMETREEIYGVLRLSFQSEEDRQRAEECLKQYTMYETYIV; from the coding sequence ATGAAAGGAAAAGTAGTAGTGATTGGACTTGGACTCATCGGTGGTTCAATCGCTCTTGCAATAAAAAAAGAGCATCCTCAAAGCTACATAACTGGCTTTGATATCAATGAACAACAAGCAAAACTTGCTAAGTCACTAAAAGTAGTAGATGATTATTGCGAGTCTTATGAGCAAGCAGCTTTAGAAGCAGACTTTATCGTGATATCCGTTCCAGTTATGCAAGCAACAGAAGTGTTAAAAAAGCTTAGTCAGCTAACCTATGAAAAAGAGCAAGTGATTATTACAGATGTTGGAAGTACTAAGAAAAAGCTTACGTTGCTTGCTTCTACCCTTTTTACTCAAAAAAATGTAAGCTTTATAGGTGGGCATCCGATGGCAGGTTCGCACAAAAGCGGAATAACAGCTGCTAAAAGCCATCTTTTTGAAAATGCCTTTTATGTATTGACTCCTGCAAGTCCAGAACTAAGCCATAAAGAAGTGGCTTTAACGAAAATGTGGCTCGCTGGGACAAAAGCTAATTTTGTTTCGATGTCTGCAGAAGAGCATGATTTTGCGGCGGGTGTGATCAGTCACTTTCCTCATATCGTTGCCGCTGGGCTCGTTCATCAGGCTGAGGAAATGCAACAGCAAAATGCTTTTGTAACAAGACTTGCAGCAGGGGGATTCCGTGATATTACGCGAATAGCATCCAGTAACCCTACGATGTGGAAGGATATTCTTTTGCATAATAAAGAAACACTCCTCTTACTTTTAGATCAATGGATGGGTCAAATGGAAGCGGTCAAACAAAACCTTCTAATGGAAAATGAGGACTATTTCTATACGTTTTTTCAAGATGCAAAGCAATTCAGAGATGATCTCCCTGTAAAGTCCAAAGGAGCAATCCCTTCTTTTTACGACTTATATGTGGATGTACCAGATTACCCTGGGATTATTTCCGAAATAACTGGATACCTAGCAAAGGAACAGATTAGCATCACCAATATACGAATTATGGAGACCAGAGAAGAAATTTATGGAGTGCTACGCTTAAGCTTCCAATCAGAGGAAGATAGACAAAGAGCCGAAGAATGTCTCAAGCAGTATACTATGTATGAAACCTATATCGTGTAG